One window of the Leptotrichia massiliensis genome contains the following:
- a CDS encoding tetratricopeptide repeat protein, giving the protein MKLDIEVKLNEGMKKYIYEIWEKLENEDRTEYDVALENYREYLLKETTKNPEDVSVVCQLAGVCYLSRRCDDIEILETFLKRNFDILTEDEKFRIYVDLAYLCEDMGCMEEEAIDYLEKAIKINSNNANIYYRLSAICFHAKMYQKSLENIEIACKMSDEAKYSYGYALILIQNKEYKKAEKILDDLLMEDSNSIKYHFYRVLCEIYLGNKDTENIEKLLKKIKEFEMLEKTDYEKYLNWLTYEGFHTFDEDVIKDLYYLCGNYEKYCKYAENVNFNLEANYMAPYLYSLKQLNKFEKIDKILKEAEKEIFQNIKEIKTDEEYRKDTTEEELLEMIEDEKQKLKNINLVLEKILNTDFKPKMEIFMYLKYECWLLDCPQHLIIDEN; this is encoded by the coding sequence ATGAAATTGGATATTGAAGTTAAATTGAATGAAGGTATGAAAAAATATATTTATGAAATTTGGGAAAAATTAGAAAATGAGGACAGAACAGAATATGATGTTGCACTTGAGAATTATAGGGAATACTTGTTAAAGGAAACCACGAAAAATCCTGAAGATGTTTCGGTCGTTTGTCAGTTGGCGGGAGTTTGTTATTTGAGTAGAAGATGCGACGATATAGAAATTTTAGAAACATTTTTGAAAAGGAATTTTGATATTTTAACTGAAGATGAAAAGTTTAGAATATATGTTGATTTGGCTTATTTGTGTGAAGATATGGGATGTATGGAAGAAGAGGCTATTGATTATCTTGAAAAAGCAATAAAAATTAATTCAAATAATGCAAACATTTATTACAGACTTTCAGCTATTTGTTTTCATGCTAAAATGTATCAAAAATCTCTTGAAAATATAGAAATCGCCTGCAAAATGAGTGATGAAGCGAAATATAGTTATGGATATGCACTGATTTTAATTCAAAATAAAGAATATAAAAAAGCTGAAAAAATTTTAGATGATTTATTAATGGAAGACTCAAACAGCATTAAATATCATTTTTACAGAGTTCTTTGTGAAATTTATTTAGGAAATAAAGATACTGAAAATATAGAAAAACTTTTGAAAAAAATAAAAGAGTTTGAAATGCTGGAGAAAACAGATTATGAAAAATATTTGAATTGGTTGACGTATGAAGGTTTTCACACGTTTGATGAAGATGTAATAAAAGATTTATATTATTTATGTGGTAATTATGAAAAATATTGTAAATATGCAGAGAATGTTAATTTTAATTTAGAAGCAAATTATATGGCACCGTATCTTTATTCTTTGAAACAATTGAATAAATTTGAGAAAATAGACAAAATATTGAAAGAAGCTGAAAAAGAAATTTTTCAAAATATTAAAGAAATCAAGACTGATGAAGAATATCGGAAAGATACAACGGAAGAAGAACTTTTGGAAATGATAGAAGATGAAAAACAGAAATTGAAAAACATTAATTTAGTGCTGGAAAAAATATTGAATACAGATTTTAAGCCTAAGATGGAAATATTTATGTACTTGAAATATGAATGTTGGTTACTGGATTGTCCACAGCATCTGATAATTGATGAGAATTGA
- a CDS encoding tetratricopeptide repeat protein, which yields MKQTQKEWARYIQDEIKKNDSYDNYRHAFIEYMDYLEKCLLENPRDVEKVCQLAAVYNELTYQWEDIYKLLNEFIKKYENELTDEEKSRIYTNLGYYYDDQRDGSKRAIRTLRKAVAFNPNNSKAYYGLGADYYGAGKYDKSEEMYKRACELENNPIYKFEYANLLMVNGKYEEAKIILEELIKKDFEFGKEDFAKIKYGYIANKVQLKEFVNIEAQIDELMLENIDNDYFFGSDLESLYYLSENYKKLVGIYLKIDTQEDCQVPYEELPIYFYSLKRLDKFDKLEKSFEKALRFKNEEIEDVKNGEFKREWTKSEKKEEIREIKRQIKNLKAEYEKILKTDYKPEVKIYPKFLYDCFLIDCPRHQKLD from the coding sequence ATGAAACAAACACAAAAAGAATGGGCAAGATATATTCAAGATGAAATCAAAAAAAATGATAGTTACGATAATTATAGGCATGCATTTATTGAATATATGGATTATTTAGAGAAATGTCTTTTGGAAAATCCGAGAGATGTAGAAAAAGTGTGTCAATTAGCGGCAGTTTACAATGAATTAACTTATCAATGGGAGGATATTTATAAATTATTGAATGAATTTATTAAAAAATATGAAAATGAATTGACTGATGAGGAAAAATCACGGATTTATACTAATTTAGGGTATTATTATGATGATCAGAGAGATGGCAGTAAGAGAGCGATTAGAACTTTGAGAAAGGCTGTGGCGTTTAATCCAAATAATTCTAAGGCTTATTATGGACTTGGGGCGGATTATTATGGTGCTGGGAAATATGATAAATCAGAAGAAATGTATAAAAGAGCTTGTGAGCTGGAAAATAATCCGATTTATAAGTTTGAATATGCGAATTTGTTGATGGTTAATGGAAAATACGAAGAGGCGAAAATAATTTTGGAAGAATTAATAAAAAAAGATTTTGAGTTTGGAAAAGAGGATTTTGCTAAGATAAAATATGGTTATATTGCGAATAAGGTTCAGTTGAAGGAATTTGTAAATATTGAGGCTCAAATTGATGAATTAATGTTAGAAAATATTGATAATGATTATTTTTTTGGTAGTGATTTAGAAAGTCTGTATTATTTATCTGAGAATTATAAAAAACTTGTAGGAATTTATTTAAAAATAGACACTCAAGAGGATTGCCAAGTACCATATGAGGAACTACCAATTTATTTTTATTCATTAAAGCGATTAGATAAATTTGATAAATTAGAAAAATCTTTTGAGAAAGCATTGAGATTTAAAAATGAAGAAATAGAAGATGTTAAAAATGGAGAATTTAAAAGAGAATGGACAAAATCTGAGAAAAAAGAAGAAATTAGGGAGATAAAAAGGCAAATAAAGAATTTGAAGGCAGAATATGAAAAAATATTGAAAACAGATTATAAACCAGAAGTAAAAATTTATCCTAAATTTTTATATGACTGTTTTTTGATAGATTGTCCACGACATCAGAAGTTAGATTAG
- a CDS encoding tetratricopeptide repeat protein: MEKQKNLERKTVKEWIKYIQEKIRNNSDYDSVYEGYKTFLENKLKENPKNVEVVCQLAAVYNELTYQWEDIYKLLNEFIKKYENGLTDEEKSRIYTNLGYYYDDQRDGSKRAIRTLRKAVVFNSNNSKAYYGLGADYYGAGKYDKSEEMYKKACELENNPIYKFEYANLLMVNGKNEEAKIILEELIKKDFEFGKEDFIKVKYIYIANKVQLKEFENIEAQIDELMLETVNKDDFFEEEFAELYYLARSYEKSEKIYSKFKIQDYQFPAWWLRFYFYSLKQLNEIEKLQENFKIVLKIKDEEIESIKNGEFLTEYTKSEKKEEIREIKRQIKNLKAEYEKILKTDYKPEVKIYPKFLYDCFLIDCPRHQKLD, encoded by the coding sequence TTGGAAAAACAAAAAAACTTAGAAAGAAAAACGGTAAAAGAATGGATAAAATATATTCAAGAAAAAATTAGAAATAATAGTGATTACGATTCTGTTTATGAAGGGTATAAAACATTTTTGGAAAATAAATTGAAAGAAAATCCCAAAAATGTGGAAGTTGTTTGTCAATTAGCGGCAGTTTATAATGAATTAACTTATCAATGGGAGGATATTTATAAATTATTGAATGAATTTATAAAAAAATATGAAAATGGATTGACTGATGAGGAAAAATCACGGATTTATACTAATTTAGGGTATTATTATGATGATCAGAGAGATGGTAGTAAGAGAGCAATTAGAACTTTGAGAAAGGCTGTGGTGTTTAATTCAAATAATTCTAAGGCTTATTATGGACTTGGGGCGGATTATTATGGTGCTGGGAAATACGATAAGTCAGAAGAAATGTATAAAAAAGCTTGTGAATTAGAAAATAATCCGATTTATAAGTTTGAATATGCGAATTTGCTGATGGTTAATGGAAAAAACGAAGAGGCGAAAATAATTTTGGAAGAATTAATAAAAAAAGATTTTGAATTTGGAAAAGAGGATTTTATTAAGGTAAAATATATTTACATTGCGAATAAAGTTCAGTTGAAGGAATTTGAAAATATTGAGGCTCAGATTGATGAATTAATGTTAGAAACGGTTAATAAAGATGATTTTTTTGAGGAAGAGTTTGCAGAGCTATATTATTTAGCACGAAGTTATGAGAAAAGTGAAAAAATTTATTCAAAGTTTAAAATTCAAGATTATCAATTTCCAGCTTGGTGGCTGAGATTCTATTTTTATTCTTTAAAACAGTTAAACGAAATAGAAAAATTGCAAGAAAATTTTAAAATAGTTTTGAAGATTAAAGATGAAGAAATAGAGAGCATTAAAAATGGAGAATTTTTAACAGAATATACGAAATCTGAGAAAAAAGAAGAAATTAGGGAGATAAAAAGACAAATAAAGAATTTGAAGGCAGAATATGAAAAAATATTGAAAACAGATTATAAACCAGAAGTAAAAATTTATCCTAAATTTTTGTATGACTGTTTTTTGATAGATTGTCCACGACATCAGAAGTTAGATTAG
- a CDS encoding adenylate kinase codes for MIILIMGASHTGKTKLAQKLLEKYKYPYLSIDHLKMGLIRSGYTKLTAMSSDDELTDLLWPIILEMIKTAIENKQNLIVEGCYISFDWKKDFKKEYLENIKCICLVMSKNYINKHFGDIKKYANVVESRIDDSYCTLESVLRDNERVLKLCKIHNIDYTLIDDEYQFDIEL; via the coding sequence ATGATAATTTTAATAATGGGAGCTTCTCATACCGGAAAAACAAAACTGGCACAAAAATTACTTGAAAAATATAAGTATCCGTATTTGTCTATTGATCATTTAAAAATGGGACTTATCCGAAGTGGATATACTAAATTGACGGCTATGAGCAGTGATGATGAATTAACAGATTTGTTATGGCCAATTATTTTGGAAATGATAAAAACGGCTATTGAAAATAAACAGAATCTTATTGTCGAGGGATGTTATATTTCATTTGACTGGAAAAAAGATTTTAAAAAAGAATATTTAGAGAATATAAAATGTATTTGTCTGGTTATGAGTAAAAATTACATTAATAAACATTTTGGTGATATAAAAAAATATGCAAATGTTGTTGAAAGTAGAATAGATGATAGCTATTGCACCTTGGAAAGTGTTTTGAGAGATAATGAAAGAGTGTTAAAATTATGTAAAATTCATAATATTGATTATACGCTTATTGATGATGAGTATCAATTTGATATTGAATTGTAA
- the purD gene encoding phosphoribosylamine--glycine ligase — MKILIVGAGGREHAIAWKLSQNEKVEKIFIAPGNACVEMLPNAESVNLGSIDEYISFAKDNNVELTVVGSEELLVQGIVDEFHKNGLKIFGPDKKAAILEGSKAYSKDFMKKYGIKTAVYEIFDNSEKAKEFLNNWKDFPVVIKASGLAAGKGVIIAQNLNEAIKAVEDIMVDEKFGNAGSQVVIEEFLDGVEASILSFTDSKVIVPLLSAKDHKKIWEDETGLNTGGMGVISPNPFVTDEIFEKFKSDIMQPTLKGIQAEEMDFAGVIFFGLMITKKGVYLLEYNMRMGDPETQAVLPLLENDLLELIEKSFEKKLSEIKVNWKPLHSCCVVAAAGGYPESYRKGDEITGVLDFKETDDNKVFICGAKVENGKLLTNGGRVLNAVALGNTLEEAQKKAYELLKTINFEGMYFRKDIGGRF, encoded by the coding sequence ATGAAAATATTAATTGTGGGTGCTGGTGGAAGAGAACATGCGATTGCTTGGAAACTTTCTCAAAATGAAAAGGTGGAGAAGATTTTTATAGCTCCAGGAAATGCCTGTGTAGAAATGTTACCAAATGCTGAAAGTGTGAATTTAGGATCAATTGATGAGTATATCTCGTTTGCCAAAGATAATAATGTTGAATTGACAGTTGTGGGAAGTGAGGAATTGCTTGTTCAGGGAATTGTGGATGAATTTCACAAAAATGGACTGAAAATATTTGGGCCTGATAAAAAGGCCGCGATTCTTGAGGGAAGTAAGGCATATTCTAAGGATTTTATGAAAAAATATGGAATAAAGACAGCAGTTTATGAAATTTTCGATAATTCTGAAAAAGCTAAGGAATTTTTGAATAACTGGAAAGATTTTCCTGTGGTTATAAAGGCTAGTGGGCTTGCAGCTGGAAAAGGTGTTATTATTGCTCAAAATCTAAATGAAGCTATTAAGGCTGTAGAAGATATAATGGTTGATGAGAAATTTGGAAATGCTGGAAGTCAAGTTGTAATTGAAGAATTTTTGGATGGAGTAGAAGCTTCGATTTTATCATTTACAGACAGTAAAGTGATTGTACCGCTGTTGTCAGCAAAGGATCATAAAAAGATTTGGGAAGATGAAACTGGATTAAATACAGGAGGAATGGGAGTTATCAGTCCAAATCCTTTTGTTACGGATGAAATTTTTGAAAAATTTAAGTCAGATATAATGCAGCCGACTTTGAAGGGAATACAGGCTGAAGAAATGGATTTTGCGGGTGTGATTTTCTTTGGACTTATGATTACGAAAAAAGGCGTTTACCTGCTTGAATACAATATGAGAATGGGAGATCCGGAAACTCAAGCGGTATTGCCACTTCTAGAAAATGACTTACTTGAATTAATAGAAAAATCTTTTGAAAAAAAATTATCGGAAATAAAAGTTAACTGGAAGCCGTTACATTCGTGCTGTGTAGTAGCCGCTGCTGGAGGTTATCCAGAAAGTTATAGAAAAGGCGATGAAATTACAGGAGTTCTTGACTTTAAAGAAACTGATGATAACAAAGTGTTTATTTGTGGAGCAAAAGTTGAAAATGGAAAACTGTTGACAAATGGTGGAAGAGTATTAAATGCTGTGGCTCTTGGGAATACATTGGAAGAAGCACAAAAAAAGGCGTATGAACTTTTGAAAACTATAAATTTTGAAGGAATGTATTTTAGAAAAGATATTGGTGGAAGATTTTAA
- a CDS encoding heavy metal translocating P-type ATPase produces the protein MKTNECTLFIEGVDCPNCAAKIERKLNTLNRIKEATVDFLGKRVIVESENFSQDELAEFIQAEVNKIEDGVKISTKKFHAHSHSHSHSHAHAHSHDHSHAHGGEDTDKIKKKLLIGGILFVLGIFIPKTLFIPKLALFLVSYFIIGGDVLLSAVKNILKGQVFDENFLMAIATVGAFAIGEYPEGVAVMLFYQLGELFQGIAVNNSRKSIIALMDIRPDYANLKTDNGIKKVNPEEIKVADIIVVKPGEKVPLDGKIINGNSAFDTSALTGESFPREAKTGDNVLSGFINKTGLVEIEVAKVFSESTVSKILNLVENASSKKSKTENFITKFAKYYTPAVVITALIMAIFPPLLISGATFTDWIYRALIFLVVSCPCALIISIPLGFFGGIGGASKHGILVKGANYLEALNDVESVVMDKTGTLTKGVFKVTEINVENNVKINDFENNKTDLTQSLLLKYAAHIEKFSNHPIAQSIVSEYENTATKIDESVIKDFEEISGFGIKANINNHQILAGNSKLMNLENIKFTEKENLGTVIYIAFDGQYIGNILISDEIKADSPKAIKGMKANGIKEIVMLTGDNNAIGKNIAQKLGIDKVFAELLPNEKVEKLEEIYKTKSEKGKVVFVGDGINDAPVLARADIGIAMGGVGSDAAIEAADVVIMNDEPSKIVTAMKIAKKTKTIVWQNITLAFAVKLIVLILGLFGDATMWEAVFADVGVALLAVLNATRVLKYKVDENY, from the coding sequence ATGAAAACTAATGAATGCACGCTATTTATTGAAGGGGTAGATTGCCCTAACTGTGCGGCTAAGATTGAACGAAAACTAAATACACTTAATAGAATTAAGGAAGCTACTGTTGATTTCCTTGGAAAAAGGGTTATTGTGGAGTCTGAGAATTTTTCACAGGATGAACTGGCTGAATTTATTCAAGCCGAAGTGAATAAAATTGAGGATGGAGTAAAGATTTCTACCAAAAAGTTTCATGCCCACAGCCATAGTCACTCACATTCTCATGCACACGCTCACTCCCATGATCATAGTCACGCTCATGGAGGAGAGGATACTGATAAAATCAAGAAAAAATTATTGATTGGCGGAATTTTATTTGTACTAGGAATTTTTATTCCAAAAACTTTATTTATTCCTAAATTAGCTTTATTTTTAGTAAGCTATTTCATAATCGGTGGCGATGTGCTGCTGTCTGCTGTAAAAAATATTTTGAAGGGTCAAGTCTTTGACGAAAACTTTTTGATGGCTATTGCTACAGTTGGTGCATTTGCTATTGGAGAATATCCTGAAGGTGTGGCTGTTATGCTATTCTATCAACTTGGAGAACTGTTTCAAGGCATTGCAGTTAATAATTCAAGAAAATCTATTATAGCGTTAATGGACATTCGTCCTGATTATGCAAATCTTAAAACTGATAATGGAATAAAAAAAGTAAATCCTGAAGAAATAAAAGTCGCTGACATTATTGTAGTAAAACCAGGAGAAAAAGTACCTTTGGATGGAAAAATTATAAATGGAAATTCAGCTTTTGACACTTCTGCACTAACAGGAGAATCATTTCCTCGTGAAGCAAAAACAGGAGACAACGTCCTAAGTGGATTCATAAATAAAACAGGGCTTGTGGAAATTGAAGTTGCAAAAGTATTTTCAGAATCAACTGTTTCCAAAATACTTAACTTAGTAGAAAATGCCAGCAGTAAAAAATCAAAGACAGAAAACTTTATTACAAAATTTGCAAAATATTATACTCCAGCAGTTGTAATAACAGCTTTAATTATGGCAATTTTCCCTCCATTGTTAATTTCAGGCGCAACATTTACAGATTGGATTTATCGTGCTTTAATTTTCCTTGTTGTATCTTGTCCATGTGCTTTGATTATCTCTATTCCATTAGGGTTTTTTGGTGGAATTGGCGGTGCTTCAAAACACGGGATTCTGGTAAAAGGTGCAAATTATCTGGAAGCATTGAATGATGTGGAAAGTGTCGTTATGGACAAAACTGGAACTTTGACAAAAGGTGTTTTCAAAGTTACTGAAATAAACGTTGAAAATAATGTAAAAATAAATGATTTTGAAAATAATAAAACTGATTTGACACAATCTTTACTATTAAAATACGCCGCACACATTGAAAAATTTTCAAATCATCCTATTGCTCAGTCAATAGTTTCTGAATATGAAAATACTGCTACAAAAATTGATGAAAGCGTTATAAAAGATTTTGAAGAAATTTCAGGATTTGGAATAAAAGCTAACATAAATAACCATCAGATTTTAGCTGGAAATTCTAAATTGATGAACTTGGAAAATATTAAATTTACTGAAAAAGAGAATTTAGGAACTGTAATTTACATTGCATTTGATGGACAATATATCGGAAATATCCTAATTTCTGATGAAATAAAAGCAGATTCTCCAAAAGCAATCAAGGGAATGAAAGCAAACGGAATCAAGGAAATTGTAATGCTTACTGGCGATAACAATGCAATTGGTAAAAATATTGCTCAAAAGCTTGGGATTGATAAAGTTTTTGCTGAGCTGCTTCCAAATGAGAAAGTTGAAAAATTGGAAGAAATTTACAAGACTAAAAGTGAAAAAGGGAAAGTTGTATTTGTAGGAGATGGAATAAACGACGCACCTGTACTTGCCAGAGCTGACATTGGAATCGCAATGGGAGGTGTCGGAAGTGATGCCGCCATCGAAGCTGCAGATGTTGTAATAATGAACGATGAACCTTCAAAAATAGTAACCGCTATGAAAATAGCCAAAAAAACTAAAACAATTGTTTGGCAAAACATTACTTTAGCATTTGCTGTAAAATTAATTGTCCTAATTCTAGGGCTTTTTGGAGATGCAACAATGTGGGAAGCTGTATTTGCAGATGTTGGTGTTGCCTTGCTTGCTGTATTGAATGCAACTAGAGTTTTGAAATATAAAGTTGATGAAAATTATTAA
- a CDS encoding toxin-antitoxin system YwqK family antitoxin, producing MKYYFCERNSKKQSYLGKLVMFILVMLVSTISFGVKLGTIKGLSKLSNYNELKDVDVSDITTLKIINGIPRQPGKGFSGVAVLYLDGKIIGLSTIKNGKNHGKLYAYTDNGQLIDVGEWKNGIKDGESKNYYEDGQLMNIQIFKNDVLTFAKVYNQDGSIKSTYNQTSGNRGIMEIHTKEGNKETTMKVEVIYKEINRIVYSYYTFIRDGKFEVFDNKGRLLEEGTYKDDEVVSSTKIDKFLGFIAQDSTYKVNVEDRDYFFKTLKELNLKGLTEEHYKEQVKLFGNKSFCSSLGMVIPQYYIFEGEPVQALIESYLLKMSKDIKKVSKKYTELNDKDFITKYFKSYCKVPSESSLSFVKDYNKDPKALREFLKNPVIK from the coding sequence ATGAAATACTATTTTTGTGAAAGAAATTCGAAAAAACAAAGTTATCTAGGAAAATTAGTAATGTTTATACTAGTTATGCTAGTAAGTACAATTTCATTTGGAGTAAAATTAGGAACAATAAAAGGGCTTTCAAAGTTGAGTAATTATAATGAGCTTAAAGATGTTGATGTGAGTGATATAACCACGCTTAAAATAATAAATGGAATTCCGCGACAACCAGGAAAAGGATTTAGTGGAGTGGCAGTTCTCTATTTAGATGGGAAAATTATTGGATTATCCACTATAAAAAATGGTAAAAATCATGGAAAACTTTATGCTTATACAGATAATGGACAATTAATTGATGTTGGTGAATGGAAAAATGGGATAAAAGATGGTGAATCCAAAAATTATTATGAAGATGGACAACTAATGAATATACAAATATTTAAAAATGATGTTTTGACTTTTGCTAAAGTATATAATCAAGATGGAAGTATTAAATCCACATATAATCAAACTTCAGGAAATAGAGGTATAATGGAAATTCACACAAAAGAAGGAAATAAAGAAACTACAATGAAAGTTGAAGTAATATACAAAGAAATAAATAGAATTGTCTATTCCTATTATACATTTATTAGAGATGGTAAATTTGAAGTTTTTGATAATAAAGGACGACTTTTAGAAGAAGGAACCTATAAAGATGATGAAGTTGTAAGTTCAACAAAAATTGATAAGTTTTTAGGATTTATTGCACAAGATAGCACTTATAAGGTAAATGTTGAGGATAGGGACTACTTTTTCAAGACATTGAAGGAATTGAATTTAAAGGGATTGACAGAAGAACACTATAAGGAACAAGTAAAACTTTTTGGAAACAAATCTTTTTGTTCTTCGTTGGGAATGGTTATTCCTCAGTATTATATATTTGAAGGAGAGCCTGTTCAAGCACTTATAGAATCATATTTGTTAAAGATGTCTAAAGATATTAAAAAAGTATCAAAAAAATATACTGAACTTAACGACAAAGATTTTATTACAAAATATTTCAAGAGTTATTGTAAAGTTCCTTCGGAAAGTTCATTAAGTTTTGTGAAAGATTATAATAAAGATCCAAAAGCTTTGAGAGAATTTTTGAAAAACCCTGTAATTAAGTAA
- a CDS encoding asparaginase, which translates to MDKQNAHKVLIINTGGTISMVHSDKKDNKSALKPSTSWSEVIHNYEFLKEMNVDYVKTKKIIDSSDMNYEIWLEIGNIIEENYDKYKGFVILHGTDTMSYTASVLSFMLKNLGKTVILTGAQRPIQEIRSDGLQNLLTSIEIIEKQTQRNSEICNSEDERLPIIPEVCVFFRDHLFRGNRSRKLDSTNYFGFSSPNYLPLGQAGSKIKIYENRLLSKPEGKFYVDYKINPNVLMMDVFPGFNPKILKRIFQDDDSIKGLVLRTYGSGNTPQNKEFLETIKYIIDMGVIILNVTQCTVGSVEMGLYESNAILTELGVVNGYDMTPEAAITKFMCLLGKYDVEKVKERLVENVVGELTK; encoded by the coding sequence ATGGATAAACAAAATGCTCATAAAGTTTTGATAATAAATACTGGGGGAACTATAAGTATGGTTCATTCCGATAAAAAGGACAATAAAAGTGCATTAAAGCCGTCTACATCTTGGAGTGAAGTTATTCATAATTATGAATTTTTAAAGGAAATGAATGTAGATTATGTGAAAACGAAGAAAATTATTGATTCCTCTGATATGAATTATGAAATTTGGCTGGAAATTGGTAACATAATTGAAGAAAATTACGATAAATACAAAGGTTTTGTAATATTGCATGGAACGGATACGATGTCCTATACTGCAAGTGTTCTTTCTTTTATGTTAAAAAATCTTGGGAAAACGGTAATTTTGACAGGAGCACAGCGTCCGATTCAGGAAATTAGAAGTGATGGACTGCAAAACTTGCTAACTTCTATTGAAATAATTGAAAAACAGACACAGAGAAATAGCGAAATTTGTAATTCAGAAGATGAAAGATTGCCAATAATTCCAGAAGTGTGCGTATTTTTCAGGGATCATCTTTTTAGGGGAAATCGTTCAAGAAAGCTGGATTCTACAAATTATTTTGGATTTTCTTCCCCAAATTATCTTCCATTAGGGCAGGCAGGCTCAAAAATAAAAATATACGAAAACAGGCTATTATCAAAGCCGGAGGGAAAATTTTATGTAGATTACAAAATTAATCCAAATGTACTGATGATGGATGTATTTCCTGGATTTAATCCTAAAATTTTAAAACGTATATTCCAAGATGATGATAGTATAAAAGGACTTGTATTACGAACTTACGGAAGTGGAAACACTCCACAAAATAAGGAATTTTTAGAAACAATAAAATATATAATTGATATGGGAGTTATAATTCTGAATGTAACTCAATGCACAGTTGGAAGCGTAGAAATGGGACTTTATGAGTCAAATGCCATACTTACGGAACTAGGTGTTGTAAATGGATACGATATGACACCAGAAGCTGCAATTACAAAATTTATGTGCCTTTTAGGGAAATATGATGTTGAAAAAGTGAAGGAAAGATTGGTTGAAAATGTGGTAGGAGAACTTACAAAATAG
- a CDS encoding pseudouridylate synthase, with product MENINTEKIKLDKLIRDFENTKYFGYMFFVEYDGQKFESFDENPNKKSVKSEFRKILEKNKINIFKGIQQAGRTDANVSAKENILYINSKEIIDFSKLKFLEIEGLKIKKIVRTLPFLEFPQMIEKRYYIYEYPKKLRKNDEEKINQICNKVSGKKDFYEFTSEKGKKLKNHTREIFVKYENDKLYFVGDGFLPQQVRIMSNFILNNTKFDIEKLNDENFGNRKLKIKDKPLDGKYLTLMKVDFSEELEKISFFDVKNIEELINLKNENSISLEIKTSESKIDNLNEKVKNIDEITKIRKIQKNSYFTVFFVEKKDKGEFIGKRGKNIRKLKRIFGDIVVKEI from the coding sequence ATGGAAAATATTAATACAGAAAAAATAAAGCTAGATAAATTAATAAGAGATTTTGAGAATACAAAATATTTTGGATATATGTTTTTTGTAGAATACGATGGTCAAAAGTTTGAATCTTTTGATGAAAATCCTAATAAAAAGAGTGTTAAATCAGAATTTAGGAAAATTTTGGAAAAGAATAAAATAAATATTTTTAAAGGTATCCAGCAGGCTGGAAGAACTGATGCAAATGTGAGTGCAAAAGAAAATATTCTTTATATAAATTCCAAAGAGATAATTGATTTTTCAAAATTAAAATTTTTGGAAATAGAAGGGCTGAAAATCAAAAAAATAGTAAGAACGTTGCCGTTTCTTGAATTTCCACAAATGATTGAAAAAAGATATTATATTTATGAATATCCAAAAAAACTTAGGAAAAACGATGAAGAGAAAATAAATCAGATTTGCAATAAAGTATCTGGGAAAAAGGATTTTTACGAATTTACTTCAGAAAAAGGGAAAAAATTAAAAAATCACACAAGAGAAATTTTTGTGAAATATGAAAATGATAAGCTGTATTTTGTGGGAGATGGATTTTTGCCACAGCAGGTGCGGATTATGAGTAATTTTATTTTAAATAATACAAAGTTTGATATTGAAAAGTTAAATGATGAGAATTTTGGAAACAGGAAATTAAAGATAAAAGATAAACCGCTTGATGGGAAATATTTGACACTTATGAAAGTTGACTTTTCAGAGGAATTAGAGAAAATCAGTTTTTTTGACGTGAAAAATATTGAAGAATTGATAAATTTGAAAAATGAAAATAGTATAAGTTTGGAAATAAAAACTTCTGAAAGTAAAATAGATAATTTGAATGAAAAAGTAAAAAATATTGACGAAATTACTAAAATTAGAAAAATTCAAAAAAATAGCTATTTTACGGTATTTTTCGTTGAAAAGAAAGATAAAGGAGAATTTATTGGGAAAAGAGGGAAGAATATTAGAAAGTTAAAGAGGATTTTTGGGGATATAGTTGTGAAAGAGATTTGA